aacaatattttattctacATTAATAGAAAATTGTCATTAATTCAGACTCATTATCATTTCTCTTCCAAATGAGACGAAATGGCGTCgcttttcgttttaaaattatttaattatacaaAACTGAAAAGTCCccaaaaatgaaatggaaacaaatggCAGCGCGCAAGTTCCTTCAACCCAATTGCTCTCCCTGTCGGTGACAGTGTTATGACTGGGAATGGCACTCATTAGGTAGCTGCCATTGCACCACGACGTGAAGAACAGCAGCACGCCTTTTGTCTGACAGCTGTTGAAAGGACATACTAATGAGTTACTTTATATTCATCTAGCCATATCGCATCGCTAAGTGCGGGCgttatattgatttttttttttttgtatctacaACATCTACTTCAAGGTTTGAGATATTGAGGCGCAAAATTGTGTTGCAACTATGCATACAATTTCCATAactttgtttgattatttcttCCCCTTTGTAAGTAGCATTTACTTTTCCGTAATGATAATCggttgtttagttttttttaattgaaggaCTTTTCTCTTTCAACGGAAATTAAAACTATCACTAAAGAGATAAAACCATAAGCATGCAACAGCCCTTTTTAGTTGTAGATTGCATTTATTCAATTACACTTGTAGCCATCGTACACGATTTACTCCCGGGTAATATCGCCGTTCTTATACCGACAAACGAACCGGGGCGAACAGCTACCGAACGCGGTACGCACGAATCCGGGCGCACAGTAGCACCCGTTGGTGCACGTTGCCGTGCAAGGCGCAGTGCTGTCGAGCGTGGCACAAGTTTTCTCACACAGGACGTGGCCACATCGATACTGTTCACCGTACCGGCATACTGGAAGCGAAATACGAAAACGCCcgtaaaatgaaatattcaatcaCATTCGTTTGCGCGTGTTGGAGGCTTACCATCGACACCGTGTACTGCGAGCAGACCAAAGATGAATACCAAAAGGCTGACACACGGTACCTTCATGCTTGGATATAATTGGGTACCGCTTTACGGGACAGAAATGATCCGATCGAATCTACGTACTAACTGCAACTCACGTCACAAATCTGTTTCGAAGGTAGTGTTCGTTTCTAGCTGCATCACTCCACCCCGTCTTTCGGGGGGAGaattttctggttttttgtgCCATATACGATACAACTGAACAAACATATAGGGAAGTAAAAATGTGCTAAAACCCAGACAAAATGTACTCTCCAACGCACGTCGTTGCGATGGTGAGCAAtatttggtttgatttgtttttacgaATGTATGAGCAATTGGAAGTAAAGTGACGACACTTTCAGCATAAAAATGAATCGTAATTTGAAGTGTTTGTTCTAGCAAACGTTTTTTACGATTTTGAGTTTTATCCGATTTTTCCAAATCACTCTGGTTAATCGGTTTATAGCATCGTTTTATGAAATTGAGTCTACACAAAATCAGTTTCACTTTAATATTACAAGCTTCATTCAAACGTACGTTATTGACGCAAGTGTCTTGAAGAAGCAAGAAATTCACGAGAAACCCTCCTACCCTTTTGTAACGATTATTTATGCCGCACTGTGCGAAACACGACACATTCGACACACCGGAACCAGTACCGTATTCCAGTCGAAACAGAGCAGATGGCTTACGTTACGGTCGGACGATTGTTACCAGTTCTGGTGCTCATATCCTTGCTAGCACCAGGATGTAACGTCCTAGCCCAGGTTGAGGAAGAGCAGCGTAGGTTTCACACATGCACATTAAAGTTGCCTCCATTTTTTATTGTCCCCCTCCCCTCactttttgatctttttttttagctccACCGGAAATGGAATGCAACAGGCTGAACGAAAGTTACGATCCGTGCGGTAACGGTTGTGGTGATCTGACCTGTCAGAATGTGCGCCGGAACGATGTCCAGTGCAGTCGCCAATGCCATGAGGGATGCTTTTGCAACCGGGGCTTTGTACGGAGTCGTAGCGGCAGTTGCATACCTTCGTACACTTGTGCTGCCTTCGGTAGACGTTAGGACACGCTACACACGCGATTGGAATGAATTGTAGCGAtggcaaataaaatgtttgtttattttgtagtACCGTGCGTCACTAAAGTATACATCAAACATTGATTATCTTTCCTCGTTTTTGGGATGGGGGTTTAGAACGCTAAGAAGTACTTGTCATTTTCGCTTATTTCCCGGTTGTACTTTAGTACTTTGAAAAGTATGTTTTCAGCCTTGATCTTATCGTGGGTCTGACGTAACAAACTACACGGCTGCTTGTCGgttgacgttttttttattatgtttcgtGTTCACACACCACGCAGTTTCGAGACCGATAGTTGGGCATGAATATGCAACCTGAAGCGAAGTGTTTATTTGCACAGCTGCGTTACAGCACCGTTGCTTGCCGCCGAAGTATATCGCTCCTTCGCTAAGCTGCGGTAAGATTCTACACCCAGTTGAGTTTGGTCTAGTCGTTTGACATCAAGCTGAAGGGCACGACAATCTGTACACGATGAAGTTCGTAACGAGTCTCCTTGCAATCATCCTTACTGTGACGTTCCTGCTCTTTGGTGAAACTGTTGCACAGGGTAAGGGGAAAGGTTACTAGCTAACCTCAATTCCACCGGTTACACTAAATCCACAAgcgtttgttatttgttgttaCAATTTTCTCAATATTTGTAGATCCGGAACCCGAACCAGAACCGATCGTATGTACCGATCCGAACGAAATATATGACGATTGTGGTCCTATCTGTGGTGATCGTACCTGTGCTAACCAGCGGAAGAACGACGTGGTTTGCCGACGAGCCTGTATGGAGGGATGCTTCTGCAAAGGTGGTTACGTGCGCAACAAGTCACGAAAGTGCATTCCGTCCTACATGTGCGCATCGATGGGCTAGTGTCTAGTGGGCTtctatcttgtttttttatgttacaacAATAAAGGCATAACGTAATCAGAACGAGACTGATTGAATATCTTGTTCATAAGTATTAGATTTAGGCTACGATAGCATCAGAATATTAAGCTAATTATTGCATTGGATAAGATcggataaatttttattatcattatcattagtGGAGGATTATCTGAATTTATTTCTTCGTTAGAAACGTTTACAGTTTAACAAATTGTTTCTCGATGCGTGTCTGTCAGTCTCGAATAGTTCGAAACAATCATCGTCCGTTCATCATTATCGTATCATGTGTCCAGCATGTGTCATGTAGCATGTGTCCAGCATCTTTATtcaccaccaacttttaccacaaCGGTACGCGGGAATACACTTGCGTGTTTTGTCCCGTACGTAGCCACTGCGGCAGTAGCAACCCTCAATACACTGCTTGGAGCATTGTATGTCATTGCGACGCTGATTGTCACACGTACGATCGTCACAAACCGATCCACAGTCGTTGTATATTTCACGCGGATCCGTACAAACTATCGGCGGCGGTGTCGGTTCTTCCTCTGCTGGTGTAAAATCGGATGGTGTTGGTTCGGCAGTGGTCGGCGGTTGTCCAGCTTCAGGGTGTATCGGCTCGGCAGTTGCTACGGAGGGAAGTAAAATTATTGTACGAAAGGattcaaaatacaaaacgCCTGGTGGTGCACGAAGCTGTCTTACCGTGTGTAACTTCTGCATCAGGACTTCCAGTTGGGATGGCAGCTACAATATTGAGGCTGCCCActaaaaacaacacaccaagcACATAACGCGCCATGCTGGAAACTTCTACGCTCGTTGGCAGTGGCGAATCGAGTGAACGGAGGGAAAGAGGAACCGATGTTGGTGACTATCGAAAATTCATGCAGACACTTGCAGAACTCacagtttttgtgtgtgttaacAGATACCAGTTGAATAAACAATCTGGAAAATATGTTCCATCCCGATTTAGGGGTTTAGGGGAGCTTCAAAACGGGCTCTAGAGAGtatcatttgtttaaaaatgataatttttctcagtagattttttatttataacaaagaattgtttttttcacaattCATCTAGAAAGTTTCAAGaagattaaattttatgtttgatatattttttgttgctactaAGCCATGCAGAAATATCAATGTTTTCTCTCAATATAAGTCTCTCAATAAGTCACGTCTAAAACTAGActagaatatattttaaaaaataaacttaattCGTTTTATAATCATTTATTATGAACAACATTACATAACTATCAATTAAATATATTAGAACGACTGTTAATCATGTAAGTCGATTAGTTTTTAGCCCACAGAGGCACACATAAACGTTGGTATACACACGTTACGTGAATTTCGCACATAACCTCCAATACAATAGCATCCAGGAATGCATTGCTTCGAGCAGACTACGTTGTTCCGCCGCATATTGGCACACGTTCGATCACCACAGGCTGGACCACATTCGTTCGGTTCTTCGTTCGGGTTGGTACAGGTTAGCAGTTCAAATGCTGttcgaaaaacaacaaaattatacatttaaaaaactgGGAAAAAATTATATCTTCTTCGTCATCGGTTAAATTACCATCTTCGCCATCGTTTACGACGATTTGACAAAAACTGCCCGCTACACAAAATGTCACAACCAGGTACAGCAAGATAGAGGCTTTCATTTCAAACACTCTTCTCCACGATGCACTACGATGTGTATGAGAGCTCGTTGGTATAGAGGCTAATAGACGAACGTCTCGTTAAGACATTAGCGACGGTAAGAAATCAAACTCAGCTGTGTAAATATGCGCtcgaggaagaagaaaaaacaatcaaatttcTATGGAATTTTGCAACATCGGACAGTCTTGCGTGACGTGACTTATTTAATGTTGTACATCCTTTGGGAGTTGGCAGTTCATCCTCTGCTGTTTTGGAAACAGCAATGAACATTACtaaagtttatttaaaatagtataaaaataaacctttttttaatgtactaaaatgtttaattttgtattaatttattttctttatatactaattctttttttttctttctctctctctctctcgttatAGGTATGTGaaggaattaaaattttctttaacctaagaaaaagaaatcgatACAACCACACGCTTGGTCGAAGATGAAGGCAAAATGGGCTTTCTCGCTCGCCCTGCGTATGATGTTTGTAtggatttttggttttgcacgACCGTTGATGGTATAACTTCGCTTACTCGCTGTACTATGGCTAGCTCTCTTCTGCAAAAACATATTTCGGTGAGTCGTTCGCAACATTATTGAATAGTTTCtagcaaacaaataacaacaagAATCGAACACGAACATCCGGATGACTCGCGTGAGGGTAGGTGGAATGGTGTTTTACAATGATTACATCAGCCTCTCTAAAAACACCGAAAAGGGCTGGAAGGAACATTCCAGCACCGTTTATCCACTAACGAACGTGTAAACAGTACCAGTTTCTCGACATTTCGATTGATTGATGGGAAAGCATTTGCATTGGTATGAAAAAGTGAGCAAACGCTGCTTAgaaggcaaataaaacaaggcacgatttccctttTGAGAATCGATGGAAGATTACGAAAAGGTTGAGGGAATGTGACCACACATTTCATTCGTGGCGGAATGGGAAAAAGCCACTGGTGCCAAAAAACATGCTGAACTTGACACCAAAAACCCGTTTCGTATCTCTCCAAAAAGGgcgaaatgtttgtttgtaaacagaAATAGCTGCACGTTCAACGCGGGTTTGTCGTGGGTTTGTGTGAATGGAATCGATCGGAAATGAGCAGAAAGTAGAGAGACacgatggaaaacaacagcttCCGTTGccgcgtttttttgtgtgtagagGGAAAGAGGGAAAACACGAGGGAGTAAGTAATCAACATTGTGACAGGTGGGATGAATTGAATCAATCCCGAAGGTTAGTCGAAATGCAGGAAAAGTAAACAGATTTGGCCGTATGCTTCGGAATGCAACTACTGATCCAGCCGATATTTTTAGAATGAATACTGTGTCATCAGTAGTGCCGACCGTGACGCGTGACATTAACCAGGGTCTGTACACGTTTACATCCCTTATCCCGACATTGAACTGCGTCGCTGAGCTACCTTGGCACTCACGCGGCGGTGTGTTACTGGGCGGGAGGAATTCTATTTTTAGGAACTCAAACAACATTCCATCCGTCAAACTACAGGGTGATACAGCGGTTGGCAACATGACAAATAAAGTAGTAGCTCAATTCTCTCACCAACACTCAGGGGAAATTCTTGTGAGATTTTTAGAGAGTTCTCTTAATTCCCCTCAAAAAAACCGTTTGGAATGTTCTCTGTTTATTTTGCTACTCACCGAGCAGGCGCCTTGGAGGTTGGAGAATGTCTGGGAAAACTTTCATTGAACTTGTGTGCGGTTGAATGTCCTTATCCGGAGCTGTCAGCAACACACAATTGTACCACCGTTTCTgcaaggaaaggaaataaaatttagttATTTCACTCTTATACAATGTTTTCTATATATTGTAATTTAGACACATCTAATAAGTCCTTAAATTGTCCATCTTTCCGTGTTTATAATGGCTTATGAACATTTTCGTGAAGTGTGCATATTTTAGCGGTTATCTTTCTCCCAACATTGTATGTATACTTATGCTCACATCACACATTATTGTATAAATATGCGATCATACGCTAGATGCATAAACGACGATAGGAAAACGCTACAAAAGTCACGTTTTTCTTGTGCATATCCTTTgaggtgtgtctgtgttttcttttccctttttggtgttaacaaaacatttggtttgtttttatttctttgtttactagtaatttgttttagattttatATCTAAACGTgtctttaaaacatttttatttgttaattttatagttacaaataatgttttgtaaattaatatCAACAGTTGTACaaatttcaaaagaaaaacacagctACAGCTGAGCTGAAATAGAGAGCAATGGTCACGTGAGTACAGCTTGAGTAGCTCCTGTAAGTCGTTCTTCTGTTCTCCCATGTGCTCTTCTTGTGGAAGCCTTTCAATGGTAAACAAACACTCCCGATACGGCCTACTAATcttactcacacacacatataaaaGCTGCCAGTTCGTCATACAGTGTCGTCGAGggataaaaaacacaacgctTGTAACACCCTGTTTTAACCTTGTGACGAAATGCACGGCATCATGTTGCTTGTTTGCCATCAGGTGGTCAGAGGACGGGACTCTTTTTCGTCGTGTTGTGGTTCGTGTGATTCATCTGccataaacacacactcacagcaAAATGGGTGGGCGTTTTAGCATATATTTGCCAAGAAATCCCGGAGCGAAGGTTTACCACCGGATATATGGTGGCAATCTCGTGCCAACCAAGGGCCGATCGGCCTAATCTCAGCTGGTAGAAGAAATGGAGCaaacataaaatgaataaCTTACACTGCTAGAAAATATGCTTCCAAGAAGGAAACTAAACTTCCACTTCCATCGGTCTTCTTAATGCAAAAGAGGGTTACAAGAAATTAAGCTTCAGTTGTATTGTACGATGGCCAGGACACGCTGCttagtgtgtgtatttgtaaaCAGGGTAAATTTTGTATCACATTACCCACCAGCAGCGATTACGTAACGCGGACTGCAAAACACTTTGCGGTGTGGAATAGCCTTGAATAAATTTACGTttgaccaggcgcctccataaATACGACGTTGATGATGAGTAAGGAAACTACCACTTTTCTTACCGCTTTTGAGTAacgtttgtggttttttgttttgtatttcatttACTAAATTGTGTTATATTCACTTTTGATTTTCtgaattgttttatattagcaatatttatcaaattctcaaaactattttttaataaaaatcatgttttgagaattttgtttgcttttacaaTGTTAAATATATTATCTAAATTTGCCTCCTTAAGTTTCCACATGATTAGGAAAATGTAAACCAAGAAGAATgcaattcttttattttttgaacaaaagactgggcgtctccacccgaaatattattatctttaatttttttattttcttgaagaaaattgaatcaCTTTTTTATCATGTAACTTGTAATAAATGGAACATAATAATCCATTTGAATACCATTATAAATGGAAATATCTATTctcaaaatatgtttatatTAAAACCCATCTATTCACAAAGTATGTTTGCCGCCTGACATCCAATTGTTtcgtgtgtctttttttctactctttttttgttaatacagTAGCTCAAATTGAACCACCTTGCGTTTAAAGATTTTCACTCCTTTTCGGCTTGCAGGAAACCCTCTCAaaactctcgctctctttaatttaaatccaTGAATCATTAGCAAAGTGCAGATGTGTGTTTGCGTAGCGAGTGAAAGTTGTTATTAatgtacatacacacatgtgTGGGTGGGTAGCACTTGTGTGCGTCTGTAGTGTACCATCATTCCTACTTCGTCGTTAACCGGCTTTGCCCGG
The DNA window shown above is from Anopheles funestus chromosome 3RL, idAnoFuneDA-416_04, whole genome shotgun sequence and carries:
- the LOC125771216 gene encoding chymotrypsin-elastase inhibitor ixodidin-like, with the translated sequence MKVPCVSLLVFIFGLLAVHGVDVCRYGEQYRCGHVLCEKTCATLDSTAPCTATCTNGCYCAPGFVRTAFGSCSPRFVCRYKNGDITRE
- the LOC125771213 gene encoding venom peptide SjAPI-2; translation: MAYVTVGRLLPVLVLISLLAPGCNVLAQVEEEQPPPEMECNRLNESYDPCGNGCGDLTCQNVRRNDVQCSRQCHEGCFCNRGFVRSRSGSCIPSYTCAAFGRR
- the LOC125771215 gene encoding chymotrypsin-elastase inhibitor ixodidin-like, which gives rise to MKFVTSLLAIILTVTFLLFGETVAQDPEPEPEPIVCTDPNEIYDDCGPICGDRTCANQRKNDVVCRRACMEGCFCKGGYVRNKSRKCIPSYMCASMG
- the LOC125771211 gene encoding uncharacterized protein LOC125771211; this encodes MARYVLGVLFLVGSLNIVAAIPTGSPDAEVTHATAEPIHPEAGQPPTTAEPTPSDFTPAEEEPTPPPIVCTDPREIYNDCGSVCDDRTCDNQRRNDIQCSKQCIEGCYCRSGYVRDKTRKCIPAYRCGKSWW